One window of the Eucalyptus grandis isolate ANBG69807.140 chromosome 8, ASM1654582v1, whole genome shotgun sequence genome contains the following:
- the LOC120286486 gene encoding uncharacterized protein LOC120286486, producing MDRPRRSSSTSTASRRSAVTMDDVARGKKQPPYNGDSNGTNTINPTVPGSFTGHPVAVQKMATYDEEKAAARSSISDDKAGVSNEGSPNTPFFSCCSCVNFSLCF from the exons ATGGATCGCCCTCGCCGCTCTTCCTCCACCTCCACAGCTTCTCGTCGCTCCGCGGTCACCATGG ATGATGTTGCCCGAGGAAAGAAGCAACCTCCCTACAATGGTGATAGCAATGGAACTAACACCATAAATCCAACTGTCCCTGGATCGTTTACGGGTCACCCTGTTGCGGTCCAGAAGATGGCAACTTACGATGAAGAAAAAGCTGCCGCTCG GTCAAGTATTTCCGATGACAAGGCTGGTGTTTCCAACGAGGGCTCTCCGAACACGCCCTTCTTCTCCTGTTGTTCTTGCGTTAAT TTCTCCCTTTGCTTCTGA
- the LOC104415710 gene encoding LOW QUALITY PROTEIN: ankyrin repeat and sterile alpha motif domain-containing protein 1B (The sequence of the model RefSeq protein was modified relative to this genomic sequence to represent the inferred CDS: inserted 3 bases in 3 codons; deleted 2 bases in 1 codon) produces the protein MPPDYFPXRWESTGDQWWYASPIDWAAANGLYDVVRELLHLDSNLLIKLTSLRRIRRLETVWDDDTAGQFDDVARCRAAVARRLLLDCEPRKGKGENSLVRAGYGGWLVYTAASAGDLEFVKELLGRDPFLVFGEGEYGVSDVLFAAARSKNCEVFRFLLDCAVSPRNGLTGGGEGDGDRGFRREIMNRAVHAAAXGGNVEILRELLQGCSDVLEYRDLQGSTVLHSASGRGRVEVVKDLIASYDIINSTDNHGNTALHVAAYRGHLSVVEVLILASPXLASVTNSYGDTFLHLAVAGFRSPGFRRVDCQIELMKQLLGGKIINIEDIINVRNNDGRTALHMAVTENIQTSLVELLLTVRAVNLNVRDSDGMTPLDLLKQWPESTSSDILIKQLISAGGITNCQDREVRNVLASHLREQGLVHSPGTSFRIPDGEILLYAEVDSACGSRLNSGLLEYASCLSEMSDGDSGNLSENKMASPINRSARRLKFLFGWAGKKERNAIKVEFRDDNDNDFESVKAGGNLKDHPISLRQRYSKQASLPNNKRTYSLGTDFPSPSTRKKYTTGLMHGVLQAKPQFWQADSGPSSYSGSSVSSPISVDGRQNSDVLRASGSIEPLNNGRTLGRDQIKTSFNRKLMNQYFCFGAQRLATEDSIESAPEYRAYEQALMV, from the exons ATGCCGCCGGACTACTTCC TGCGGTGGGAGAGCACCGGCGACCAGTGGTGGTACGCGTCGCCCATCGACTGGGCGGCGGCCAACGGCCTCTACGACGTGGTCAGGGAGCTGCTCCACCTGGACTCCAACCTCCTCATCAAGCTCACCTCCCTGCGCCGCATCCGCCGCCTCGAGACCGTGTGGGACGACGACACGGCGGGGCAGTTCGACGACGTGGCCCGGTGCCGCGCCGCCGTGGCGCGCCGGCTCCTCCTCGACTGCGAGCCGCGGAAGGGCAAGGGCGAGAACTCGCTCGTCCGCGCCGGCTACGGCGGGTGGCTCGTGTACACGGCCGCCTCGGCGGGCGACCTCGAGTTCGTGAAGGAGCTGCTGGGGAGAGACCCTTTTCTGGTGTTTGGAGAGGGAGAGTATGGGGTGAGTGATGTGTTGTTTGCTGCTGCTAGGAGCAAGAATTGTGAAGTTTTCAGGTTCTTGCTTGACTGTGCTGTTTCGCCGAGGAACGGGTTGACTGGTGGTGGTGAAGGTGATGGGGACAGAGGTTTTCGGAGGGAGATTATGAACAGAGCTGTTCATGCAGCTG AGGGGGGGAATGTGGAGATTCTGAGGGAGCTGCTCCAGGGTTGTTCTGATGTTTTAGAATACAGAGATTTGCAGGGCTCCACTGTGTTGCATAGTGCATCTGGAAGAGGGCGAGTTGAG GTTGTTAAGGATCTAATAGCATCCTATGATATCATTAACTCAACAGATAATCATGGCAACACAGCGTTACATGTGGCTGCTTACCGGGGTCATTTAAGTGTAGTGGAGGTCCTCATTCTTGCATCTC CTCTAGCCTCGGTGACAAACAGCTATGGCGATACTTTCCTTCATCTTGCTGTGGCAGGTTTCAGAAGCCCTGGATTCCGAAGAGTTGATTGTCAGATCGAGCTTATGAAGCAGTTGTTAGGTGGAAAGATCATAAATATTGAAGACATCATCAATGTGAGAAACAACGATGGAAGGACTGCCCTCCACATGGCTGTAACTGAGAATATCCAGACGAGTCTCGTGGAACTGCTGCTGACTGTCCGGGCAGTCAATTTGAATGTCCGTGATTCTGACGGAATGACTCCACTAGATCTTCTCAAGCAATGGCCCGAATCAACATCTTCTGACATTCTAATAAAGCAGTTGATTTCTGCCGGGGGGATCACCAATTGTCAAGACCGCGAAGTTAGAAACGTGCTTGCTTCTCATCTTAGAGAGCAGGGCCTAGTGCATAGCCCGGGAACTTCATTCAGGATTCCCGACGGAGAGATTCTTTTGTATGCTGAGGTCGATAGTGCGTGTGGGTCCCGTCTCAATTCAGGCCTTCTGGAGTATGCCAGCTGCTTGAGTGAAATGAGTGATGGAGATTCTGGTAACTTGTCTGAAAATAAGATGGCAAGTCCAATAAATCGTAGTGCAAGGCGCCTGAAGTTTCTCTTTGGTTGGgctggaaagaaagaaagaaatgccaTTAAGGTGGAGTTTAGAGATGACAACGACAACGAT TTTGAGTCTGTCAAAGCAGGTGGTAATTTGAAGGATCATCCAATCTCACTCAGACAACGGTATTCGAAACAAGCATCCCTTCCAAACAATAAGAGGACTTACTCTTTGGGGACTGATTTTCCAAGTCCTTCCACGAGAAAGAAGTATACCACGGGCCTTATGCATGGTGTGCTTCAGGCGAAGCCACAATTCTGGCAAGCTGATTCCGGTCCGAGTTCTTATTCAGGGTCATCCGTATCTTCACCTATATCAGTTGATGGCAGACAGAATAGTGATGTCTTGAGAGCATCAGGGTCAATTGAACCCTTGAATAACGGCAGAACCCTAGGGAGGGACCAGATAAAGACCTCTTTCAACAGGAAGCTGATGAATCAGTATTTCTGCTTTGGTGCACAGCGTCTAGCCACTGAAGATTCCATCGAGTCTGCCCCGGAATATCGAGCCTACGAGCAAGCCTTAATGGTATGA